Proteins co-encoded in one Salarias fasciatus chromosome 4, fSalaFa1.1, whole genome shotgun sequence genomic window:
- the aatka gene encoding serine/threonine-protein kinase LMTK1 isoform X2 has product MKIQGVQLLKSSDLGRHSLLYLKEIGHGWFGKVLLGEVNAGLSTTQVVVKELKASASVQDQMQFLEEVQPYRTLQHPALLQCLAQCSEVTPYLLVMEFCPLGDLKSYFRTCRLADSETPDPLILQRMACDIASGLLHLHKYNFIHNDLALRNCMLTSDMTVKIGDYGLSHSRYKDDYYITQDQIWVPLRWIAPELIDEVHGNLLVVDQTKSSNIWSLGVTMWELFELGNQPYRHYSDRQVLTYAVKEQQLKLPKPQLQFPLADRWYEVMQFCWLQPELRPSSEEVHLLVTYLCAKGSSEAEEDFEQRWNTLRPNLLGSTSHTATSTAIVLTPTSASADVPVSDQSQAAELASSASSSFPLLEHFSDSFHSDTGDDLLTVTETSHGLNFEYKWEQARAEQPYCASSTSGPLGQGNPYYQDYYYSSKGSSSGGCKTDSLTSSMSPSYYEPEHPGVVPVLSAHSPSVSSEYYIRIEEPVECNINLDDSIVDYSPGLEASNSRLSSESRTGVSQPSAYWSTANHTKSPAYDSDSSPTIQLTMETLKRDAASTSPVKLIHTPSCPSSNHKDSIYCGQSIALKTCHQAHLSELETSPETVSNLHPEAWLENPRSLSQAVSSPSLGFCDPYLEASTGRSTVNESCHTVVGPFKKTLPVLNQIAIDVGTDEGLLLGQRQTGDGETEEFSEGEATNWISNRSANNNSLSFDGRHTGSGQDGYLDIQYAAQSNTTEAWSLTKATTKTFHSFRPGSNSKEGEDSGCNAMCNPTSELGSYIHLCHKESGEAATQVSEDMAVGDEQSTDPVTGGSARNTKGKESEKLVMQPFLNAERLYSEVTPESGYVKGLKEPPTDQVGALSDKLRGNNWDRVSAGFPFDLSTNKLKYAEPSQSSKAMETGVGVRSSSTCLVELGDYSEDDEDDMTDITSGIFADFNLDYAEVEEEELSPQKNPVENNDPIDGINLSSSMSSSCDQAFSPDPFNTPILPKSLDSGYDTENNESPEFLFKELGDPLGGERSPRLGGDSELVLQVGLGQAVCTSTSSSEYQLKGLTDKNPYRDSAYFSDYDAENDRSPQEENSKFFVGPASRYYPTEKPRSIGEYDSAKRHSNNEEPFTNRRHNESCVLVNISEAAGSSPSSFVMPGLSMLSPFPPQMGGCLTKESAPADDDLGLETEHSGDEPPSELSSSIGSDPSSTVQEASANHEEGSRKEDDCSSVQSLHSESTISDYRDEPPRENENCDGSTEEEELPEFSIVKEESEERTESARINEEDFEDIDAEECDSQDSLCEESNGPLDLSTSSSLLELCGEDVRAPLEEAEDEDDSDDSESDEELRTYNIQDEDSEESEEDFTTVPVVVSDCSRARHLRSLLKMPTLLTQSFCDELERKKKAVSFFDDVTVFLFDQESPTGELADYAFSTEAEPNEQESLEDKASDHQQQRDPELQAQPCETSSASEETERNDLEEGGTYEWEDDLTFENKTCSPDIIPEPASPPAEPNSPESPKPTTVALNRFMVSRFSITHVSDSHVGSATGNREDNPGE; this is encoded by the exons ATGAAGATCCAAGGAG TTCAGCTGCTGAAATCTTCGGACCTTGGCCGCCATAGCCTGCTGTATCTAAAGGAGATTGGACATGGCTGGTTTGGCAAG GTTCTGCTGGGCGAGGTCAACGCGGGCCTCAGCACCACCCAGGTGGTGGTGAAAGAGCTGAAGGCAAGCGCCAGTGTCCAGGATCAGATGCAGTTCCTCGAGGAGGTCCAGCCATACCG GACTCTCCAGCACCCTGCCCTCCTGCAGTGCTTGGCACAGTGTTCAGAAGTCACTCCGTATCTGCTGGTCATGGAGTTTTGCCCTTTG GGTGATTTGAAAAGTTACTTTCGTACTTGTCGGCTGGCTGACTCTGAGACTCCCGACCCTCTGATCCTGCAGAGGATGGCGTGCGACATCGCCTCAGGCCTCCTGCACCTCCACAAGTACAATTTCATCCACAA TGACCTGGCCTTGAGAAACTGTATGCTAACCTCAGACATGACGGTTAAGATCGGAGACTATGGGCTTTCTCACAGCCGCTACAAG GATGATTATTATATTACACAAGACCAGATATGGGTGCCGCTGCGCTGGATCGCACCTGAACTGATAGACGAGGTCCACGGAAACCTGCTGGTGGTCGACCAAACCAAAAGCAGCAACATATG GTCGTTAGGAGTGACTATGTGGGAGCTGTTTGAGCTGGGAAACCAGCCGTACAGACACTACTCGGACAGACAGGTGTTGACGTATGCTGTGAAGGAACAGCAGCTCAAGCTCCCCAAACCGCAGCTCCAGTTCCCGCTGGCTGACCGCTG GTATGAAGTGATGCAGTTCTGCTGGTTGCAGCCAGAGCTGAGACCCAGCAGCGAGGAAGTCCACCTTCTGGTCACGTACTTATGCGCTAAAGGCTCCAGCGAAGCTGAGGAAGACTTCGAGCAGCGCTGGAACACCTTGAGACCCAATTTGCTGGGCAGCACTTCCCACACAGCCACATCCACGGCCATCGTCCTCACCCCCACATCTGCCTCTGCTGATGTCCCCGTTTCAGACCAATCCCAGGCAGCGGAGctggcctcctctgcctcctcctccttccctctcctGGAGCACTTCTCTGACAGCTTCCACTCCGACACCGGAGACGACCTGCTGACGGTCACAGAGACCAGCCACGGTCTCAACTTTGAGTACAAGTGGGAGCAGGCTCGAGCCGAACAGCCTTACtgcgcctcctccaccagcggGCCGCTTGGTCAGGGAAACCCATATTACCAGGATTATTACTACTCGAGCAAAGGAAGCAGCTCAGGAGGCTGCAAGACTGACAGCCTGACCTCCAGCATGTCCCCGTCCTATTACGAACCCGAACACCCGGGCGTGGTCCCGGTGTTGAGTGCACACAGCCCATCGGTCAGCAGTGAGTACTACATTCGCATAGAGGAACCAGTAGAGTGTAACATTAACTTGGATGACAGTATTGTGGACTACAGTCCCGGACTGGAAGCCAGCAACAGCAGGTTGTCCTCTGAGAGTCGAACTGGCGTGTCGCAACCCAGTGCTTATTGGTCGACTGCTAACCATACCAAATCCCCTGCCTATGACTCTGACTCAAGTCCCACTATCCAGCTAACCATGGAGACACTGAAAAGAGATGCAGCCAGCACCAGTCCTGTAAAGCTAATCCACACCCCCAGTTGCCCCTCATCCAATCACAAAGACTCGATCTACTGTGGGCAGTCGATCGCACTCAAGACATGCCACCAAGCCCATCTGTCTGAACTCGAAACGTCGCCAGAAACCGTATCAAACCTCCATCCTGAGGCGTGGCTGGAAAATCCTCGCAGTTTGTCACAAGCAGTCAGCAGCCCCAGCTTAGGGTTCTGCGACCCATACCTTGAAGCAAGCACAGGTCGCAGCACGGTTAATGAAAGCTGTCACACTGTTGTAGGTCCCTTCAAAAAGACTCTTCCTGTTCTTAATCAGATTGCCATCGATGTAGGCACAGACGAAGGCCTGCTGCTGGGTCAGAGGCAAACTGGAGATGGCGAGACGGAGGAGTTCTCTGAGGGCGAGGCCACCAACTGGATCTCAAACCGCTCGGCAAACAACAATAGCCTGAGTTTTGACGGCAGGCATACAGGCAGTGGACAGGACGGCTATCTAGACATTCAGTATGCTGCTCAGTCCAACACGACTGAAGCGTGGTCTCTCACCAAGGCCACCACCAAAACCTTCCACAGTTTCAGGCCTGGTAGCAACTCCAAGGAAGGGGAAGACTCGGGTTGTAATGCCATGTGCAATCCCACCTCTGAATTAGGCTCATACATTCACCTGTGCCACAAAGAAAGCGGAGAAGCTGCTACTCAAGTTTCAGAGGACATGGCTGTTGGTGATGAGCAAAGCACAGATCCTGTCACTGGTGGCTCAGCAAGAAATACCAAAGGTaaagagagtgaaaaacttgtAATGCAACCATTCCTGAATGCAGAGAGACTGTATTCTGAGGTGACACCTGAATCAGGCTATGTAAAAGGTCTCAAAGAGCCCCCGACTGACCAAGTAGGAGCCTTGTCAGATAAACTGAGAGGTAACAACTGGGACAGAGTTTCAGCAGGTTTCCCTTTTGATTTGAGCACCAATAAGCTAAAATATGCAGAACCCTCGCAGAGCAGCAAAGCGATGGAGACTGGGGTAGGGGTTCGAAGCTCCAGCACTTGCCTGGTTGAGCTTGGCGACTAcagtgaggatgatgaagacgaCATGACAGATATCACATCAGGCATCTTCGCCGACTTCAACCTCGACTACGCcgaggtagaggaggaagaactCAGCCCCCAGAAGAATCCAGTGGAAAATAACGACCCCATAGATGGCATTAACCTATCGTCATCAATGTCAAGTTCCTGTGACCAGGCCTTCAGTCCTGATCCCTTCAACACGCCAATCCTCCCCAAATCTCTGGATAGCGGTTATGACACAGAGAACAATGAATCACCAGAATTCCTCTTCAAAGAGCTTGGGGATCCCCTTGGTGGAGAGAGAAGCCCGAGGCTTGGAGGAGACTCTGAACTTGTGCTTCAAGTGGGTTTAGGGCAAGCTGTGTGCACTTCCACGAGCAGCTCGGAGTACCAGCTGAAGGGTCTGACTGACAAAAATCCATACAGAGACTCGGCCTATTTTTCTGACTATGATGCTGAAAATGACAGAAGTCCTCAAGAGGAAAACAGTAAGTTCTTTGTGGGTCCAGCCAGCCGTTACTACCCTACTGAGAAGCCGAGGTCCATCGGAGAGTATGATTCTGCAAAAAGGCATTCAAACAACGAGGAACCTTTCACAAATCGGAGACACAATGAAAGCTGTGTTTTGGTCAACATCTCCGAGGCCGCTGGCAGTTCACCCAGCTCTTTTGTGATGCCTGGGCTGTCCATGCTGTCACCGTTTCCTCCACAGATGGGTGGGTGTCTGACCAAAGAGTCTGCCCCGGCAGACGATGACCTCGGGTTGGAGACGGAGCACTCGGGCGACGAGCCGCCCTCAGAGCTCAGCTCCTCCATCGGGTCTGATCCGTCCTCCACCGTGCAGGAGGCCTCAGCCAACCATGAGGAGGGGAGCAGGAAAGAAGACGACTGCTCCTCTGTTCAGTCTTTGCATTCTGAATCCACAATAAGTGATTACAGAGATGAGCCACccagagaaaatgaaaactgtgacggatccacagaggaggaggagctgcccGAATTCAGTATCGTTAAAGAAGAGTCagaggagagaacagagagcGCACGGATAAACGAAGAAGATTTTGAGGATATAGATGCGGAGGAATGTGACTCACAAGACAGTTTATGTGAGGAATCCAACGGTCCCCTCGATCTGTCCACTTCCTCGTCTTTGTTGGAGCTTTGTGGAGAAGACGTCAGAGCTCCGCTGGAGGAGGCCGAGGATGAAGACGACTCCGATGACAGCGAGTCTGATGAAGAGCTGAGGACCTACAACATCCAAGACGAAGACagcgaggagagcgaggaggactTCACCACAGTGCCAGTCGTGGTGAGTGACTGCAGCCGGGCCAGACACCTCCGTAGCCTTCTGAAGATGCCGACCCTGCTCACCCAGTCCTTTTGTGACGAGttggagaggaagaagaaagccGTGTCCTTTTTCGACGATGTTACAGTGTTCCTGTTTGATCAG GAGAGTCCCACAGGGGAGCTGGCAGATTATGCCTTCTCCACAGAAGCAGAACCCAACGAACAAGAATCTTTAGAAGACAAAGCATCTGATCACCAGCAGCAACGCGACCCTGAACTCCAAGCTCAGCCCTGTGAAACGAGCTCTGCTTCtgaggaaacagagagaaacgaCCTGGAGGAAG GTGGGACTTATGAATGGGAAGATGACCTTACTTTTGAGAATAAGACATGCTCACCAGACATCATCCCCGAGCCGGCATCTCCACCCGCTGAGCCCAACAGCCCCGAGTCTCCCAAACCCACTACTGTAGCACTTAATCGGTTTATGGTCTCAAGATTCTCGATCACACACGTTTCCGACTCCCACGTGGGCTCAGCAACAG GGAACAGGGAAGATAACCCAGGAGAATGA
- the aatka gene encoding serine/threonine-protein kinase LMTK1 isoform X1, giving the protein MVFALHVIVMSSAFFNPSFAFSSHFDTDGAPLSELSWPSSLAVVAVSFSGLFTFVFLMLACLCCKKGDIGFKEFENTEGEEYQADLSALASPSSQNGPEVYILPLTEVSLPVSKQPGRSIQLLKSSDLGRHSLLYLKEIGHGWFGKVLLGEVNAGLSTTQVVVKELKASASVQDQMQFLEEVQPYRTLQHPALLQCLAQCSEVTPYLLVMEFCPLGDLKSYFRTCRLADSETPDPLILQRMACDIASGLLHLHKYNFIHNDLALRNCMLTSDMTVKIGDYGLSHSRYKDDYYITQDQIWVPLRWIAPELIDEVHGNLLVVDQTKSSNIWSLGVTMWELFELGNQPYRHYSDRQVLTYAVKEQQLKLPKPQLQFPLADRWYEVMQFCWLQPELRPSSEEVHLLVTYLCAKGSSEAEEDFEQRWNTLRPNLLGSTSHTATSTAIVLTPTSASADVPVSDQSQAAELASSASSSFPLLEHFSDSFHSDTGDDLLTVTETSHGLNFEYKWEQARAEQPYCASSTSGPLGQGNPYYQDYYYSSKGSSSGGCKTDSLTSSMSPSYYEPEHPGVVPVLSAHSPSVSSEYYIRIEEPVECNINLDDSIVDYSPGLEASNSRLSSESRTGVSQPSAYWSTANHTKSPAYDSDSSPTIQLTMETLKRDAASTSPVKLIHTPSCPSSNHKDSIYCGQSIALKTCHQAHLSELETSPETVSNLHPEAWLENPRSLSQAVSSPSLGFCDPYLEASTGRSTVNESCHTVVGPFKKTLPVLNQIAIDVGTDEGLLLGQRQTGDGETEEFSEGEATNWISNRSANNNSLSFDGRHTGSGQDGYLDIQYAAQSNTTEAWSLTKATTKTFHSFRPGSNSKEGEDSGCNAMCNPTSELGSYIHLCHKESGEAATQVSEDMAVGDEQSTDPVTGGSARNTKGKESEKLVMQPFLNAERLYSEVTPESGYVKGLKEPPTDQVGALSDKLRGNNWDRVSAGFPFDLSTNKLKYAEPSQSSKAMETGVGVRSSSTCLVELGDYSEDDEDDMTDITSGIFADFNLDYAEVEEEELSPQKNPVENNDPIDGINLSSSMSSSCDQAFSPDPFNTPILPKSLDSGYDTENNESPEFLFKELGDPLGGERSPRLGGDSELVLQVGLGQAVCTSTSSSEYQLKGLTDKNPYRDSAYFSDYDAENDRSPQEENSKFFVGPASRYYPTEKPRSIGEYDSAKRHSNNEEPFTNRRHNESCVLVNISEAAGSSPSSFVMPGLSMLSPFPPQMGGCLTKESAPADDDLGLETEHSGDEPPSELSSSIGSDPSSTVQEASANHEEGSRKEDDCSSVQSLHSESTISDYRDEPPRENENCDGSTEEEELPEFSIVKEESEERTESARINEEDFEDIDAEECDSQDSLCEESNGPLDLSTSSSLLELCGEDVRAPLEEAEDEDDSDDSESDEELRTYNIQDEDSEESEEDFTTVPVVVSDCSRARHLRSLLKMPTLLTQSFCDELERKKKAVSFFDDVTVFLFDQESPTGELADYAFSTEAEPNEQESLEDKASDHQQQRDPELQAQPCETSSASEETERNDLEEGGTYEWEDDLTFENKTCSPDIIPEPASPPAEPNSPESPKPTTVALNRFMVSRFSITHVSDSHVGSATGNREDNPGE; this is encoded by the exons ATGGGGCCCCGCTGAGCGAGCTGTCCTGGCCCTCGTCCCTGGCCGTCGTCGCCGTCTCCTTCTCCGGCCTTTTCACCTTCGTCTTCCTCATGCTGGCCTGCCTCTGCTGCAAGAAGGGAGACATCGGCTTCAAG GAGTTCGAAAACACCGAGGGAGAGGAGTACCAGGCGGATCTCTCCGCCCTGGCCTCGCCGTCCTCCCAGAATGGCCCCGAGGTTTATATCCTTCCCCTCACCGAGGTCTCCCTGCCCGTCTCCAAACAGCCCGGCAGATCCa TTCAGCTGCTGAAATCTTCGGACCTTGGCCGCCATAGCCTGCTGTATCTAAAGGAGATTGGACATGGCTGGTTTGGCAAG GTTCTGCTGGGCGAGGTCAACGCGGGCCTCAGCACCACCCAGGTGGTGGTGAAAGAGCTGAAGGCAAGCGCCAGTGTCCAGGATCAGATGCAGTTCCTCGAGGAGGTCCAGCCATACCG GACTCTCCAGCACCCTGCCCTCCTGCAGTGCTTGGCACAGTGTTCAGAAGTCACTCCGTATCTGCTGGTCATGGAGTTTTGCCCTTTG GGTGATTTGAAAAGTTACTTTCGTACTTGTCGGCTGGCTGACTCTGAGACTCCCGACCCTCTGATCCTGCAGAGGATGGCGTGCGACATCGCCTCAGGCCTCCTGCACCTCCACAAGTACAATTTCATCCACAA TGACCTGGCCTTGAGAAACTGTATGCTAACCTCAGACATGACGGTTAAGATCGGAGACTATGGGCTTTCTCACAGCCGCTACAAG GATGATTATTATATTACACAAGACCAGATATGGGTGCCGCTGCGCTGGATCGCACCTGAACTGATAGACGAGGTCCACGGAAACCTGCTGGTGGTCGACCAAACCAAAAGCAGCAACATATG GTCGTTAGGAGTGACTATGTGGGAGCTGTTTGAGCTGGGAAACCAGCCGTACAGACACTACTCGGACAGACAGGTGTTGACGTATGCTGTGAAGGAACAGCAGCTCAAGCTCCCCAAACCGCAGCTCCAGTTCCCGCTGGCTGACCGCTG GTATGAAGTGATGCAGTTCTGCTGGTTGCAGCCAGAGCTGAGACCCAGCAGCGAGGAAGTCCACCTTCTGGTCACGTACTTATGCGCTAAAGGCTCCAGCGAAGCTGAGGAAGACTTCGAGCAGCGCTGGAACACCTTGAGACCCAATTTGCTGGGCAGCACTTCCCACACAGCCACATCCACGGCCATCGTCCTCACCCCCACATCTGCCTCTGCTGATGTCCCCGTTTCAGACCAATCCCAGGCAGCGGAGctggcctcctctgcctcctcctccttccctctcctGGAGCACTTCTCTGACAGCTTCCACTCCGACACCGGAGACGACCTGCTGACGGTCACAGAGACCAGCCACGGTCTCAACTTTGAGTACAAGTGGGAGCAGGCTCGAGCCGAACAGCCTTACtgcgcctcctccaccagcggGCCGCTTGGTCAGGGAAACCCATATTACCAGGATTATTACTACTCGAGCAAAGGAAGCAGCTCAGGAGGCTGCAAGACTGACAGCCTGACCTCCAGCATGTCCCCGTCCTATTACGAACCCGAACACCCGGGCGTGGTCCCGGTGTTGAGTGCACACAGCCCATCGGTCAGCAGTGAGTACTACATTCGCATAGAGGAACCAGTAGAGTGTAACATTAACTTGGATGACAGTATTGTGGACTACAGTCCCGGACTGGAAGCCAGCAACAGCAGGTTGTCCTCTGAGAGTCGAACTGGCGTGTCGCAACCCAGTGCTTATTGGTCGACTGCTAACCATACCAAATCCCCTGCCTATGACTCTGACTCAAGTCCCACTATCCAGCTAACCATGGAGACACTGAAAAGAGATGCAGCCAGCACCAGTCCTGTAAAGCTAATCCACACCCCCAGTTGCCCCTCATCCAATCACAAAGACTCGATCTACTGTGGGCAGTCGATCGCACTCAAGACATGCCACCAAGCCCATCTGTCTGAACTCGAAACGTCGCCAGAAACCGTATCAAACCTCCATCCTGAGGCGTGGCTGGAAAATCCTCGCAGTTTGTCACAAGCAGTCAGCAGCCCCAGCTTAGGGTTCTGCGACCCATACCTTGAAGCAAGCACAGGTCGCAGCACGGTTAATGAAAGCTGTCACACTGTTGTAGGTCCCTTCAAAAAGACTCTTCCTGTTCTTAATCAGATTGCCATCGATGTAGGCACAGACGAAGGCCTGCTGCTGGGTCAGAGGCAAACTGGAGATGGCGAGACGGAGGAGTTCTCTGAGGGCGAGGCCACCAACTGGATCTCAAACCGCTCGGCAAACAACAATAGCCTGAGTTTTGACGGCAGGCATACAGGCAGTGGACAGGACGGCTATCTAGACATTCAGTATGCTGCTCAGTCCAACACGACTGAAGCGTGGTCTCTCACCAAGGCCACCACCAAAACCTTCCACAGTTTCAGGCCTGGTAGCAACTCCAAGGAAGGGGAAGACTCGGGTTGTAATGCCATGTGCAATCCCACCTCTGAATTAGGCTCATACATTCACCTGTGCCACAAAGAAAGCGGAGAAGCTGCTACTCAAGTTTCAGAGGACATGGCTGTTGGTGATGAGCAAAGCACAGATCCTGTCACTGGTGGCTCAGCAAGAAATACCAAAGGTaaagagagtgaaaaacttgtAATGCAACCATTCCTGAATGCAGAGAGACTGTATTCTGAGGTGACACCTGAATCAGGCTATGTAAAAGGTCTCAAAGAGCCCCCGACTGACCAAGTAGGAGCCTTGTCAGATAAACTGAGAGGTAACAACTGGGACAGAGTTTCAGCAGGTTTCCCTTTTGATTTGAGCACCAATAAGCTAAAATATGCAGAACCCTCGCAGAGCAGCAAAGCGATGGAGACTGGGGTAGGGGTTCGAAGCTCCAGCACTTGCCTGGTTGAGCTTGGCGACTAcagtgaggatgatgaagacgaCATGACAGATATCACATCAGGCATCTTCGCCGACTTCAACCTCGACTACGCcgaggtagaggaggaagaactCAGCCCCCAGAAGAATCCAGTGGAAAATAACGACCCCATAGATGGCATTAACCTATCGTCATCAATGTCAAGTTCCTGTGACCAGGCCTTCAGTCCTGATCCCTTCAACACGCCAATCCTCCCCAAATCTCTGGATAGCGGTTATGACACAGAGAACAATGAATCACCAGAATTCCTCTTCAAAGAGCTTGGGGATCCCCTTGGTGGAGAGAGAAGCCCGAGGCTTGGAGGAGACTCTGAACTTGTGCTTCAAGTGGGTTTAGGGCAAGCTGTGTGCACTTCCACGAGCAGCTCGGAGTACCAGCTGAAGGGTCTGACTGACAAAAATCCATACAGAGACTCGGCCTATTTTTCTGACTATGATGCTGAAAATGACAGAAGTCCTCAAGAGGAAAACAGTAAGTTCTTTGTGGGTCCAGCCAGCCGTTACTACCCTACTGAGAAGCCGAGGTCCATCGGAGAGTATGATTCTGCAAAAAGGCATTCAAACAACGAGGAACCTTTCACAAATCGGAGACACAATGAAAGCTGTGTTTTGGTCAACATCTCCGAGGCCGCTGGCAGTTCACCCAGCTCTTTTGTGATGCCTGGGCTGTCCATGCTGTCACCGTTTCCTCCACAGATGGGTGGGTGTCTGACCAAAGAGTCTGCCCCGGCAGACGATGACCTCGGGTTGGAGACGGAGCACTCGGGCGACGAGCCGCCCTCAGAGCTCAGCTCCTCCATCGGGTCTGATCCGTCCTCCACCGTGCAGGAGGCCTCAGCCAACCATGAGGAGGGGAGCAGGAAAGAAGACGACTGCTCCTCTGTTCAGTCTTTGCATTCTGAATCCACAATAAGTGATTACAGAGATGAGCCACccagagaaaatgaaaactgtgacggatccacagaggaggaggagctgcccGAATTCAGTATCGTTAAAGAAGAGTCagaggagagaacagagagcGCACGGATAAACGAAGAAGATTTTGAGGATATAGATGCGGAGGAATGTGACTCACAAGACAGTTTATGTGAGGAATCCAACGGTCCCCTCGATCTGTCCACTTCCTCGTCTTTGTTGGAGCTTTGTGGAGAAGACGTCAGAGCTCCGCTGGAGGAGGCCGAGGATGAAGACGACTCCGATGACAGCGAGTCTGATGAAGAGCTGAGGACCTACAACATCCAAGACGAAGACagcgaggagagcgaggaggactTCACCACAGTGCCAGTCGTGGTGAGTGACTGCAGCCGGGCCAGACACCTCCGTAGCCTTCTGAAGATGCCGACCCTGCTCACCCAGTCCTTTTGTGACGAGttggagaggaagaagaaagccGTGTCCTTTTTCGACGATGTTACAGTGTTCCTGTTTGATCAG GAGAGTCCCACAGGGGAGCTGGCAGATTATGCCTTCTCCACAGAAGCAGAACCCAACGAACAAGAATCTTTAGAAGACAAAGCATCTGATCACCAGCAGCAACGCGACCCTGAACTCCAAGCTCAGCCCTGTGAAACGAGCTCTGCTTCtgaggaaacagagagaaacgaCCTGGAGGAAG GTGGGACTTATGAATGGGAAGATGACCTTACTTTTGAGAATAAGACATGCTCACCAGACATCATCCCCGAGCCGGCATCTCCACCCGCTGAGCCCAACAGCCCCGAGTCTCCCAAACCCACTACTGTAGCACTTAATCGGTTTATGGTCTCAAGATTCTCGATCACACACGTTTCCGACTCCCACGTGGGCTCAGCAACAG GGAACAGGGAAGATAACCCAGGAGAATGA